One segment of Marvinbryantia formatexigens DSM 14469 DNA contains the following:
- the rhaB gene encoding rhamnulokinase encodes MAEYYLAVDLGASGGRHMLGHLEEGRLHLEEVYRFENKMTNKDGKLLWDLDRLFREILNGMKKCREAGKIPVSMSIDTWAVDYVLLDEQDRILGDTYGYRDSRTQGMDEAVWSVIPEKELYARSGIQKQPFNTIYQLMAVKKRTPELLEQARTFLMLPDYFQFLLTGNRVSEYTNATSTQLVNPETKQWDRELMSMLGYPEDIFLPLKLPGWEVGTLRPEIQNQVGYNCRVVLCASHDTASAVMAMPEPEGQGIYISSGTWSLMGCELPAADCREESRQANFTNEGGYDYRFRYLKNIMGLWMIQSVRREWDCRYSFAEICDMAEQEAQFPSRVDVNDACFLAPASMTEAVREYCRKSGQKVPETPGQMAAVIYQSLAASYRETVLEIEKLTGRNYDRIYIIGGGSNAGYLNRLTADATGKEVYAGPSEATAIGNILAQMQKDGKIENLSRARACVRESFEIRRYSPANHVNERK; translated from the coding sequence ATGGCGGAATATTACCTTGCAGTCGATTTGGGAGCCTCCGGCGGACGTCACATGCTGGGGCATCTGGAAGAGGGCAGACTGCATCTGGAGGAGGTTTACCGCTTCGAAAACAAAATGACAAATAAGGACGGGAAGCTCCTGTGGGATCTGGACAGACTGTTCCGGGAAATTTTAAACGGAATGAAAAAATGCCGGGAAGCAGGAAAGATACCGGTGAGCATGTCCATTGACACCTGGGCGGTGGATTATGTCCTTCTGGATGAGCAGGACCGGATACTGGGAGATACTTACGGCTACCGCGACAGCCGCACGCAGGGCATGGATGAGGCGGTCTGGTCTGTGATACCGGAAAAGGAGCTGTACGCCAGAAGCGGAATCCAGAAGCAGCCCTTTAATACCATCTATCAGCTGATGGCGGTCAAAAAGCGGACGCCGGAGCTTCTGGAGCAGGCCAGAACGTTTCTGATGCTCCCCGACTATTTTCAGTTCCTGCTCACGGGGAACCGGGTTTCGGAATACACCAACGCAACCTCCACCCAGCTTGTAAACCCGGAAACAAAACAGTGGGACCGGGAGCTGATGAGCATGCTCGGCTATCCGGAGGACATCTTTCTGCCGCTGAAGCTGCCGGGATGGGAAGTAGGGACGCTGCGTCCTGAGATACAGAATCAGGTGGGTTATAACTGCCGGGTGGTGCTCTGCGCAAGTCACGACACCGCCTCCGCGGTTATGGCGATGCCGGAGCCGGAGGGACAGGGAATATATATAAGCTCCGGCACCTGGTCCCTTATGGGATGCGAGCTGCCGGCGGCGGACTGCCGGGAAGAGAGCAGACAGGCGAACTTCACCAACGAGGGCGGTTACGATTACCGGTTCCGTTATTTAAAAAATATCATGGGGCTCTGGATGATACAGTCAGTCCGCCGGGAATGGGACTGCCGCTACTCCTTTGCAGAAATCTGCGACATGGCGGAGCAGGAGGCGCAGTTTCCCTCCAGGGTGGATGTAAACGACGCATGTTTTCTGGCGCCAGCCAGCATGACAGAGGCGGTGCGGGAATACTGCCGAAAGAGCGGGCAGAAGGTGCCGGAGACGCCGGGTCAGATGGCGGCGGTGATATATCAGAGCCTGGCGGCGTCCTACCGGGAAACCGTGCTGGAGATAGAAAAGCTCACCGGAAGGAACTATGACCGGATTTATATTATCGGCGGCGGGTCCAATGCCGGATATTTGAACCGGCTGACAGCGGACGCCACCGGAAAAGAGGTTTACGCCGGTCCGTCGGAGGCGACCGCAATCGGAAACATTCTGGCGCAGATGCAAAAAGACGGAAAAATAGAAAATTTAAGCAGGGCGAGAGCATGCGTGCGGGAATCCTTTGAAATCCGCCGGTATTCTCCCGCAAACCATGTCAATGAAAGAAAATGA
- a CDS encoding AraC family transcriptional regulator produces the protein MNAELLSHLRKITEEEREILQQHGDIRRELYTSRQEFVIDNKKLLERGHLIEIRPHTRFAHFPKHRHNYVEMIYMCCGNTTHIINDQHTITLNEGDLLFLNQNATQEILPAGENDIAVNFIILPEFFDRSLTMMERDNVLRRFLISALSQDISQINYLLFRAKHILPVQNLVENMLWTLIDKKPYTNSINQVTMGLIFMNLSVFWDTPLQDSSRTPEEDMIFYILKYIEMHYKSGSLADVSARLKLPDYQISRLLKKYTGHNFKELLQQQKLQQATYFLTNTELPVDRIMENIGYNNSSYFYRIFHNTYGCSPGEYRRK, from the coding sequence ATGAACGCGGAACTTTTGTCTCATCTGAGGAAAATTACGGAGGAAGAGCGGGAAATCCTCCAGCAGCACGGGGATATCCGCCGGGAGCTCTATACTTCGAGGCAGGAATTTGTTATCGACAATAAAAAGCTGCTGGAGCGGGGACATCTGATTGAGATACGTCCCCACACCCGCTTTGCCCATTTTCCGAAGCACCGGCACAATTATGTGGAAATGATTTATATGTGCTGCGGAAATACCACGCATATCATCAATGACCAGCACACGATTACCCTGAATGAGGGCGATCTGCTCTTTCTGAATCAGAATGCCACACAGGAAATCCTCCCCGCGGGAGAAAATGACATTGCCGTGAATTTTATTATCCTGCCGGAATTTTTCGACCGCTCCCTCACCATGATGGAGCGGGACAATGTGCTGCGCCGGTTTTTAATTTCCGCCCTGTCCCAGGATATCTCGCAGATAAATTACCTTCTTTTCCGTGCAAAGCACATTCTCCCCGTCCAGAATCTTGTGGAAAATATGCTCTGGACCCTGATTGACAAAAAACCTTATACAAATTCGATTAACCAGGTGACAATGGGGCTGATTTTTATGAATCTTTCTGTTTTCTGGGATACCCCGCTGCAGGATTCCTCCCGGACCCCGGAAGAAGATATGATTTTTTATATTCTGAAATACATAGAAATGCATTATAAATCGGGTTCTCTCGCGGATGTTTCTGCCAGGCTGAAGCTTCCGGACTATCAGATAAGCCGTCTCTTGAAAAAATATACCGGGCATAATTTCAAAGAGCTGCTCCAGCAGCAGAAGCTTCAGCAGGCGACATATTTTCTGACCAATACCGAGCTGCCTGTTGACCGGATCATGGAAAATATCGGCTACAATAACAGCAGTTACTTTTACCGCATTTTCCATAACACCTATGGGTGCTCCCCCGGAGAATACCGCAGAAAATGA
- a CDS encoding AAA family ATPase, with translation MRKKRLPVGIDDFGKLRKEDFYYIDKTGLIRDLLNNWGEVNLFTRPRRFGKTLNMSMLKSFFEIGTDKTLFEDLAITQEQELCEKYMGKFPVVFISLKGVDGLNFEEAYGALRQIMRSEMYRLNFLVDSDRVFDKEKNALKRFLDEEETKEDVWGSLKMLSSLLYQHYGQKVILLIDEYDVPLDKAFQHGYYEEMVLLIRGLFGQALKTNEFLQFAVLTGCLRVSKESIFTGLNNFDINSIVDVDHDEHFGFTDSEVQGLLEDYGLKEKTAIMREWYDGYRFGDANIYCPWDVVRYTKKLLADPYAEPEAFWINTSGNDLVKRFIDKADKTTQNEIEHLIAGEAIEKAIRLDLTYNEIDASIANLWSVLFTTGYLTQTGRAAGGVYKLVIPNREVREVFILQIQEWFKKTTLADSARINRFCAAFPAGDVLTIQEMLHDYLWDSISVRDTAVRTSMKENFYHGMVLGLLRSQGNWLVQSNAETGEGYSDISVSTPARVGIVIELKYANNGNLEAACTEALRQIEKRKYTEGLQRQGMKKIIQYGMAFWEKECMVVMM, from the coding sequence ATGCGGAAAAAGAGACTGCCTGTTGGCATTGATGATTTTGGAAAACTTCGTAAGGAAGATTTTTATTATATAGATAAAACCGGTCTTATCCGTGATTTGCTGAATAATTGGGGTGAGGTCAACCTGTTTACCCGACCGCGCCGTTTTGGAAAGACGTTGAACATGAGTATGCTGAAAAGCTTTTTCGAGATTGGGACGGATAAAACATTGTTTGAAGACCTGGCAATTACCCAGGAGCAGGAGCTGTGCGAAAAATATATGGGAAAGTTTCCTGTCGTATTCATATCATTAAAAGGAGTAGATGGACTGAATTTTGAGGAAGCGTATGGGGCTTTGCGCCAGATTATGCGATCTGAGATGTACCGTTTGAATTTTTTAGTTGACAGCGACAGGGTTTTCGACAAAGAAAAAAATGCATTGAAACGGTTCCTGGATGAAGAAGAAACAAAAGAAGATGTGTGGGGAAGCCTTAAGATGCTTTCATCCCTGCTTTACCAGCATTACGGTCAAAAAGTGATTCTGCTGATTGATGAGTACGATGTTCCGCTGGATAAAGCATTCCAGCATGGGTATTACGAAGAGATGGTATTGTTGATTCGCGGATTATTCGGACAGGCGCTAAAAACCAACGAATTTCTGCAATTCGCTGTCCTGACAGGCTGTCTGCGTGTTTCCAAAGAGAGTATTTTCACAGGACTGAATAATTTTGATATAAATTCTATTGTTGATGTAGATCATGATGAGCATTTTGGGTTTACGGATTCAGAAGTACAAGGGCTTCTGGAAGATTATGGCTTAAAAGAAAAAACTGCGATTATGAGAGAATGGTATGATGGATACCGTTTCGGTGACGCGAACATTTACTGCCCGTGGGATGTGGTCAGGTATACGAAAAAGCTGCTGGCAGATCCTTACGCGGAACCGGAAGCTTTCTGGATTAATACAAGTGGGAATGATCTGGTGAAGCGCTTTATTGATAAGGCGGATAAAACTACACAGAATGAGATTGAGCACTTAATCGCGGGAGAGGCAATTGAAAAAGCAATCCGCCTGGATTTGACTTATAATGAAATTGACGCGAGTATTGCAAATCTTTGGAGCGTTCTCTTTACCACCGGTTATCTGACACAGACGGGCAGAGCTGCAGGCGGCGTTTATAAACTGGTGATTCCTAACCGGGAGGTACGGGAAGTTTTTATTTTGCAGATACAGGAGTGGTTTAAAAAGACGACTCTTGCGGATTCTGCAAGAATCAATCGTTTCTGCGCAGCTTTTCCCGCTGGAGATGTATTGACTATTCAGGAAATGCTGCATGACTATCTGTGGGATTCCATCAGCGTGAGGGACACAGCAGTGCGGACGAGCATGAAAGAGAACTTTTATCACGGCATGGTACTGGGACTGCTGCGCAGTCAGGGAAACTGGCTGGTTCAGTCAAACGCAGAGACAGGGGAAGGCTACAGCGATATATCCGTAAGTACACCTGCGCGTGTAGGAATAGTGATTGAACTGAAATATGCAAACAATGGAAACCTGGAAGCAGCCTGTACGGAAGCGTTAAGGCAGATTGAGAAAAGAAAATATACTGAGGGTCTGCAGCGCCAGGGGATGAAAAAAATCATCCAGTACGGGATGGCATTCTGGGAGAAAGAATGTATGGTGGTTATGATGTAG
- a CDS encoding transcriptional regulator: MAGKSKNLVGQRFGHLTVLEKTPERFCGYVVWRCRCDCGRETLANTKYLQRGTATDCGCILKNAPRGRNTAADLTGQQFGHLTVESRAENRRRNMYWNCRCDCGNTKIVSLYSLKSGKTTSCGCENLWMHHMKDDLAGQRFGRLVALAPTKEKSKKSSVYWHCRCDCGKEVEVTRDALLSGVQKSCGCLRREVQDGIRNRLTRVDGTCIEWLEKRKYRSDNTSGFRGVNKTERGSYRVNIGFKGSRFYLGKYKNFDEAVRARLEAEEMIYGGFVKSYRLWSEKAQADVEWAQQNPLVFEVVKEKDGLRVITSVSENE, translated from the coding sequence ATGGCGGGAAAGAGTAAAAACTTGGTTGGACAGCGGTTCGGCCATCTGACCGTTCTGGAAAAGACGCCGGAGAGGTTCTGCGGCTATGTGGTCTGGCGCTGCCGCTGCGACTGCGGACGGGAGACGCTGGCGAACACAAAGTATCTGCAGCGGGGCACGGCAACGGACTGCGGCTGTATCTTAAAAAATGCCCCGCGGGGCAGGAACACCGCCGCCGACCTCACCGGACAGCAGTTCGGACATCTGACGGTGGAGTCGCGCGCTGAGAACCGTCGCAGGAATATGTACTGGAACTGCCGCTGCGACTGCGGCAATACGAAAATCGTATCGTTGTACAGCTTGAAGTCTGGAAAGACGACGAGCTGCGGTTGCGAAAACCTCTGGATGCATCACATGAAGGACGATCTTGCTGGTCAGCGGTTTGGGCGGCTGGTGGCGCTGGCGCCAACAAAAGAGAAAAGCAAAAAATCGTCGGTGTACTGGCACTGCCGCTGTGATTGCGGGAAAGAAGTGGAGGTCACGCGGGATGCCCTTCTCAGCGGCGTGCAGAAAAGCTGCGGCTGCCTGCGCCGGGAGGTGCAGGACGGCATCCGGAACCGTCTGACACGGGTGGACGGCACCTGCATCGAATGGCTGGAAAAGCGGAAATACCGCAGCGACAATACCAGCGGTTTCCGCGGCGTGAACAAGACTGAACGGGGCAGCTACCGGGTGAATATCGGCTTTAAAGGAAGCCGGTTTTACCTGGGAAAATACAAGAATTTTGACGAGGCGGTGCGGGCACGGCTGGAGGCGGAGGAAATGATTTACGGTGGTTTTGTGAAGAGCTACCGCCTGTGGAGTGAAAAGGCGCAGGCAGATGTCGAATGGGCGCAGCAGAACCCGCTTGTCTTTGAGGTGGTAAAGGAGAAGGACGGGCTGCGTGTGATAACGAGCGTCAGTGAAAATGAATAA